The Chryseobacterium aureum genome contains a region encoding:
- a CDS encoding Rossmann-fold NAD(P)-binding domain-containing protein: MKKIGIIGYGWLGERIVPFLSEKYTLSATTTTESKAHELNSRGINAITATFPDYQLSEPVSQWKDIQDTDVLIITIPVSEKSCCVSSLYNRIQNVSDFIGDFKGQMFLMSSTGVYPDLPKEFREEDVPLEKVSGERMLRSKYPQLNILRLGGLMGDNRLLKKYNLSNLDHAVNHIHYADIGRIISEMIERKTESRLYNVTAPLHPAKSQVINAQKGIIDNEEFEVKGKKVLSSRLVSELEYVFQYPDPRTFHL, translated from the coding sequence ATGAAGAAAATTGGAATTATAGGCTATGGCTGGCTGGGGGAGAGAATAGTACCTTTCTTATCCGAAAAATATACCCTATCGGCTACCACTACCACAGAGAGTAAAGCACATGAGCTGAATAGCAGAGGAATTAATGCCATAACAGCTACTTTTCCGGACTATCAGCTGTCTGAACCTGTTTCTCAATGGAAAGATATTCAGGATACCGATGTCCTTATTATTACCATTCCTGTTTCTGAAAAAAGCTGTTGTGTAAGCTCTTTATATAATAGAATTCAGAATGTATCGGACTTTATCGGAGATTTTAAAGGACAAATGTTTCTGATGAGTTCCACAGGCGTTTATCCGGATCTTCCCAAAGAATTTAGAGAAGAAGACGTGCCTTTGGAAAAAGTATCGGGAGAGCGGATGCTGAGAAGTAAATATCCACAGCTTAACATTCTGAGGCTTGGCGGTTTGATGGGAGATAACAGACTCCTGAAGAAGTATAATCTAAGTAATCTGGACCACGCAGTGAATCATATTCATTATGCTGATATTGGCAGGATCATCTCAGAAATGATTGAAAGAAAAACTGAATCCAGGTTATACAATGTAACGGCTCCGCTTCATCCGGCAAAGAGCCAGGTGATTAATGCTCAGAAGGGTATCATTGATAATGAAGAGTTTGAGGTGAAAGGGAAGAAGGTATTGTCTTCCAGGCTGGTTTCTGAGCTGGAATATGTATTTCAGTATCCGGATCCGAGGACGTTTCATTTGTAA
- a CDS encoding nucleoside phosphorylase produces the protein MLNKLAASELVLNEDGSVYHLNLLPEDIADKIILVGDPDRVAKVSKYFDTVEIKKNKREFYTHTGTLRGERITVMSTGIGTENIDIVMNELDALVNIDLQNKEFKTEHKALELFRMGTCGSVNPDVQVDNMLVTQNVVGLDGLMHFYQDYQFENEFSKSFLEKFPYEKIKPMLYFSDWAEEMGNYYKDAKYHGNTATFPGFYAPQGRQLRLKAVDDKFLETLNDLGITNFEMETSAIYALSKLLGHKAITVNNVIANRRRGEFSADHHASEKNLIEWVLERIIK, from the coding sequence ATGCTAAACAAACTTGCTGCCTCAGAACTTGTTCTGAATGAAGATGGAAGTGTATACCACCTGAATCTTCTCCCTGAAGATATTGCTGACAAAATTATCCTTGTAGGAGATCCTGACAGGGTAGCTAAAGTTTCAAAATACTTTGATACCGTAGAAATCAAAAAAAATAAAAGAGAATTCTATACGCATACAGGAACCCTTCGTGGAGAAAGAATCACGGTAATGTCTACCGGTATCGGAACTGAAAACATAGATATCGTTATGAACGAGCTGGATGCATTGGTAAATATCGATCTTCAGAATAAGGAATTCAAAACTGAGCACAAGGCCCTTGAGCTATTCCGTATGGGAACCTGCGGAAGCGTAAACCCGGATGTACAGGTAGACAATATGCTGGTTACCCAGAATGTAGTCGGTTTAGACGGATTGATGCATTTCTATCAGGACTACCAGTTTGAAAATGAATTTTCTAAAAGTTTCTTAGAAAAATTCCCTTACGAAAAAATCAAGCCTATGCTTTATTTCTCAGACTGGGCAGAAGAAATGGGCAACTATTACAAAGATGCCAAGTATCACGGTAATACGGCAACATTCCCGGGATTCTATGCTCCACAGGGAAGACAACTTCGTCTAAAGGCCGTGGATGACAAATTCCTGGAAACACTGAATGATCTGGGAATCACCAATTTTGAAATGGAAACTTCTGCCATCTATGCCCTTTCCAAATTATTAGGACATAAAGCCATCACCGTCAATAACGTGATTGCCAACAGAAGACGCGGAGAATTTTCCGCAGACCACCATGCTTCTGAGAAAAACCTTATTGAATGGGTGTTGGAAAGAATTATTAAGTAA
- a CDS encoding cytochrome-c peroxidase, with translation MRTYPLLVIAVLIGLAVMSFNPVYKGKESDNTFVNKGLSDFKIKLEQLKSDVDKFSENRISLEELQQSLSRTRNSFKEIEFYIAYHYPEFTKTHLNAAPLFHIEAAGTSSYTLPPEGLQVLDELIFSDEAEDEKEKIKTITTFLYNSYSGFYLSALKNGLSKGNNKTLPLRIELIRIYSLGVSGFDTPGSLNISEEASHALAGMQKYINDDPYFKNYHTDKANQMVTEAIGYLAKNTDFETFDRIEFYKKYIQPLYEELGNWDGRPDDLKEFSGWNAGSRNFFSSDFLDPYFYTLLKSSEDNPDLRNLGKTIFYDQNLSGNGKMSCATCHLPENAFTDLKAKSLSNVEGKTVLRNSPSLYNAVFAKRFFYDLRAFYLEQQAEHVIYNEQEFNTSYESIIQKLKAKPDYKKAFRKAFKDGKISKENFSKALSSYVASLYSFNSDFDRFMRNEKDVPDDVKKGFNLFMGKANCATCHFAPHFSGLVPPFFNENESEVLGITRKPITQLPVELDQDLGRGNSPVKKEKSWIYDYSFKTVTVRNIALTKPYFHNGAFNTLDEVLDFYNEGGGEGLGLKMKNQTLAPDKLNLTETEKKQIIAFLNALTDVSKAK, from the coding sequence ATGAGAACGTATCCGCTGCTTGTAATTGCCGTTCTGATAGGGCTTGCAGTAATGTCTTTTAACCCTGTTTATAAAGGAAAAGAAAGCGACAATACATTTGTTAATAAAGGGTTGTCCGACTTTAAAATAAAGCTTGAACAGCTGAAATCAGATGTTGATAAGTTCTCTGAAAACCGCATTTCTCTGGAAGAATTGCAGCAATCACTAAGCCGCACAAGAAATTCATTTAAAGAGATAGAATTCTATATTGCTTACCATTATCCTGAATTTACAAAAACCCACCTTAACGCGGCCCCTCTTTTTCATATTGAAGCTGCTGGAACATCATCCTATACACTTCCACCCGAAGGATTACAGGTACTGGATGAGCTTATATTTTCAGATGAAGCAGAAGATGAGAAAGAGAAGATAAAAACCATTACCACCTTTTTGTATAACAGCTATTCCGGATTTTACTTAAGCGCTTTAAAAAATGGATTAAGCAAAGGCAATAACAAAACACTGCCTTTAAGGATTGAACTGATCAGGATTTACTCACTGGGAGTTTCGGGCTTTGATACCCCGGGTTCCCTCAATATTTCCGAAGAGGCAAGCCACGCTCTTGCAGGAATGCAGAAATACATCAATGATGATCCTTATTTTAAAAATTATCATACTGACAAAGCTAATCAGATGGTAACAGAAGCTATCGGTTATCTTGCTAAAAATACCGATTTTGAAACCTTCGACAGAATTGAGTTCTATAAAAAATACATTCAGCCTCTGTATGAAGAGCTGGGGAACTGGGACGGAAGACCTGATGACCTTAAAGAATTCTCCGGATGGAATGCGGGCAGCAGAAACTTTTTCAGCAGCGACTTTTTAGACCCTTATTTTTATACCTTATTAAAATCCTCAGAAGACAATCCGGACCTCCGGAATCTTGGAAAAACAATTTTCTATGATCAGAATCTAAGCGGGAACGGGAAAATGAGCTGTGCCACCTGCCATCTTCCGGAAAATGCCTTTACAGATCTGAAAGCCAAATCACTAAGCAATGTGGAAGGAAAAACAGTACTGAGAAATTCTCCCTCTTTATATAATGCAGTTTTTGCCAAGAGGTTTTTCTATGATCTTCGTGCCTTCTATCTGGAACAGCAGGCAGAACATGTCATCTACAACGAACAGGAGTTTAACACAAGCTACGAAAGCATTATCCAGAAACTAAAAGCAAAACCTGACTATAAAAAAGCATTCCGAAAAGCCTTTAAAGACGGAAAAATCAGCAAAGAAAACTTTTCAAAGGCACTGAGCTCCTATGTAGCATCCCTGTACTCATTTAACAGCGATTTTGACCGTTTTATGAGAAATGAAAAGGATGTGCCTGACGATGTAAAAAAAGGATTCAATCTCTTTATGGGAAAAGCCAATTGCGCTACCTGCCATTTTGCCCCACATTTTTCGGGGTTGGTGCCTCCTTTCTTTAATGAAAACGAATCGGAAGTACTCGGAATTACCAGGAAACCCATCACACAGCTCCCAGTAGAGCTAGATCAGGATCTGGGGAGAGGAAACAGCCCGGTGAAAAAAGAAAAATCATGGATTTATGATTACTCTTTCAAAACGGTAACGGTGAGAAATATTGCCCTTACCAAACCTTATTTCCATAACGGAGCTTTCAATACCTTGGATGAAGTGCTGGATTTTTATAACGAAGGAGGAGGAGAAGGATTAGGATTAAAAATGAAAAACCAAACCCTGGCTCCGGATAAACTCAACCTTACCGAAACAGAAAAGAAACAGATCATCGCCTTTCTGAATGCTCTTACGGATGTGAGTAAAGCGAAGTAA
- a CDS encoding helix-turn-helix transcriptional regulator, with protein sequence MIDTAMQNKKIHQGRNIKRFREMLGIKQEALAFELGDNWNQKKVSLLEQKETVESDVLAQVAQILKVPAEAIENFDEEQAINIISNTASFDNCQQPAFFNNQPTFNPLDKMIELYERMLKQQQEMIDKLEKLIQNK encoded by the coding sequence ATGATTGACACAGCTATGCAAAATAAAAAAATACATCAGGGCAGAAATATTAAACGTTTCCGCGAAATGCTTGGTATCAAGCAGGAAGCATTAGCTTTTGAATTAGGTGACAACTGGAATCAGAAAAAAGTCTCTCTTTTAGAACAAAAAGAAACTGTAGAGTCTGATGTTTTGGCGCAGGTAGCTCAGATTCTGAAGGTTCCGGCAGAAGCGATTGAGAATTTTGATGAAGAACAAGCGATAAACATTATTTCTAATACAGCCTCTTTTGATAATTGTCAACAACCAGCCTTTTTTAATAACCAACCCACTTTCAATCCCCTTGACAAAATGATTGAACTTTATGAGCGTATGCTAAAACAACAACAGGAAATGATTGATAAGCTGGAAAAGCTGATCCAAAACAAATAA
- a CDS encoding alkaline phosphatase PhoX, translating to MKKKLLTVGALAILAGSGIQAQTLIFDKSASWSYKDNNQAQPAGWNAKTYDISTWAVGNGPLGYGDPVTTTINSGLTTAYFAKDFTVDLSTLSDTMELGVMRDDGIIVYLNGEEVVRDNMPAGTVTFNTFSSTTIDGAAENVYNIFSIPKSKFTNGVNRFSIELHNRSTTSSDLRIDAYLKTTANTTTPVTCNGTHISCFTSIVPTAQTNKLIIPAEHKYQLILKEGDSYTEGGGLVGGQNDFTGYVAKAGSSTNGYLSVNHETNPGGVTMAEINYNATSKLWQLTKSRAVSFSDPSLVQTIRNCSGGVTPWGTIVTAEESVTSNDVNADGYKDYGWLVEIDPATAQVISKNADGSKGKLWQMGIMNHENVVVNNAGTIAYYGEDGGTHMVYKYVLDTPNDLSSGNLYVLKLDQGLSTAGDPVATTATWVQVPNKTKADQNNTNTNAQSVGGTKFNGVEDVDISPLDGKIYFTAKGLDRVYRLQDNGTTASQVETFVGGGSTVYSFNTAQGIKSEAWGDGNDNLTFDELGNLWVLQDGGKNYIWVIAPDHTQANPKVRLFASMPAGAEPTGLTFTPDHKFGFFSIQHPDSTISTDVDATGNTIDYKGKSATIVIALKNNLGIEGTLGTIENNAAENTVTVAPNPTSGIVKINSPKGLKDISVTAYSMDGKIVYTKKFNCTNKVLDLDFTPQLEGSRVLVLNIEAEGGFQKTVKLLKK from the coding sequence ATGAAGAAAAAACTACTAACAGTGGGAGCTTTGGCTATACTGGCCGGTTCTGGCATTCAGGCGCAGACTCTTATATTCGATAAGAGCGCATCATGGAGCTACAAAGATAACAATCAGGCACAGCCGGCCGGCTGGAATGCCAAAACTTATGATATTTCAACATGGGCAGTAGGAAACGGACCTTTAGGATATGGAGATCCGGTAACAACTACAATCAATTCCGGATTAACCACAGCGTATTTTGCTAAAGATTTCACCGTAGACCTTTCAACACTTTCCGATACTATGGAACTTGGAGTAATGAGGGATGATGGTATCATTGTTTATCTTAACGGAGAGGAAGTGGTAAGAGACAATATGCCTGCAGGTACTGTTACTTTCAATACTTTTTCTAGCACAACCATCGATGGGGCGGCAGAAAATGTTTATAATATTTTTTCTATTCCGAAATCAAAATTTACAAACGGTGTCAATAGATTTTCTATTGAATTGCATAACAGAAGTACTACCAGTTCAGATCTCAGAATAGATGCTTATCTGAAAACAACCGCCAATACCACTACACCGGTAACATGTAACGGAACGCACATCAGCTGTTTTACATCAATTGTACCTACCGCACAGACCAATAAACTGATTATCCCGGCCGAGCATAAATACCAGCTTATCCTAAAAGAGGGGGACAGCTATACAGAAGGTGGAGGATTAGTAGGTGGTCAGAATGACTTTACCGGATATGTTGCAAAGGCAGGAAGCAGTACAAACGGGTATCTTTCCGTAAACCATGAAACCAATCCTGGAGGAGTTACCATGGCGGAAATCAATTATAACGCAACTTCAAAGCTTTGGCAGTTAACAAAATCCAGAGCAGTAAGTTTCTCAGATCCAAGTTTAGTGCAGACGATCAGAAACTGTTCAGGAGGAGTTACCCCTTGGGGAACCATCGTGACAGCAGAAGAATCCGTAACTTCCAATGATGTGAATGCAGACGGATACAAAGATTACGGCTGGCTGGTAGAAATTGATCCTGCAACAGCACAGGTGATCTCCAAGAATGCTGACGGTTCCAAAGGAAAACTTTGGCAGATGGGAATCATGAATCACGAAAATGTAGTGGTTAATAATGCCGGAACTATAGCTTACTACGGGGAAGACGGTGGAACCCACATGGTGTACAAGTATGTATTGGATACTCCGAATGACCTTTCTTCAGGAAATCTTTATGTCCTGAAATTAGATCAGGGACTAAGTACCGCAGGAGATCCGGTAGCCACTACAGCAACATGGGTTCAGGTTCCGAACAAAACAAAAGCAGACCAGAATAATACCAATACAAATGCACAGTCAGTAGGAGGAACAAAATTCAACGGAGTGGAAGATGTTGATATCAGCCCGCTGGATGGGAAAATCTATTTTACAGCCAAAGGGTTAGACAGGGTATACCGTCTTCAGGATAACGGAACTACGGCTTCTCAGGTAGAGACCTTCGTAGGTGGAGGTTCTACTGTATACTCTTTCAATACAGCTCAGGGAATCAAATCTGAAGCATGGGGAGATGGAAACGATAACCTTACTTTTGATGAACTTGGAAACCTTTGGGTACTTCAGGATGGAGGTAAAAACTATATCTGGGTCATTGCTCCGGATCATACACAGGCCAATCCTAAGGTAAGACTATTTGCTTCGATGCCAGCTGGAGCGGAACCTACAGGATTAACATTTACACCTGATCATAAATTTGGTTTCTTCTCTATTCAGCACCCGGATTCAACAATCTCTACGGATGTAGATGCAACAGGAAATACTATTGATTATAAAGGGAAATCCGCAACAATCGTTATTGCCCTTAAAAATAACTTAGGAATTGAAGGAACCTTAGGAACTATAGAAAACAATGCCGCAGAAAATACAGTAACAGTAGCGCCTAACCCAACGTCAGGAATCGTAAAAATCAATTCACCAAAAGGATTGAAAGATATCTCTGTAACCGCTTACAGTATGGACGGGAAAATTGTTTACACGAAGAAATTCAACTGTACAAATAAAGTACTGGATCTGGATTTCACACCGCAGTTAGAAGGATCCCGTGTTTTAGTATTAAATATAGAAGCGGAAGGAGGTTTCCAGAAAACCGTAAAACTTTTAAAGAAATAA
- a CDS encoding leucine-rich repeat domain-containing protein, which yields MLISILTLSQIKSQIDPVKYPTFTNIEDALNSKKAVYSMSFREKGLFNLPPQIVKLDSLFFLNIMANKLEKMDRELFALKQLEILNVNENSIRYIPDEVSQLKKLTTFSMNLNNLTNINPNVAKLQNLKVVHFDANNLNTFPEALMEIPALEEINLQGNQISFIADRLDQLKSLKFLNLSDNQINDLGNLSFPENLKYLELQHNAITRLPDNLFKSKKLEFLNVSGNHITEISPKVKGLKNIVSMNLADNNLKDIPVEIKQLKNLKTLILIGNPIEKSTIEYIKTLLPETQIYF from the coding sequence TTGTTGATTTCAATTCTTACACTTTCTCAGATCAAATCCCAGATTGATCCGGTAAAGTATCCCACCTTTACCAATATTGAAGACGCTTTAAACAGTAAAAAGGCAGTTTACAGTATGAGTTTCAGAGAGAAAGGATTGTTTAATCTTCCGCCGCAGATCGTGAAGCTGGACTCACTGTTCTTTTTGAATATCATGGCGAATAAGCTTGAGAAAATGGACAGGGAACTCTTTGCATTAAAACAACTGGAAATTCTAAATGTGAATGAAAACAGCATCAGATATATTCCGGATGAGGTAAGCCAGCTTAAGAAACTGACCACTTTTTCCATGAATCTGAATAACCTTACCAATATTAATCCCAATGTTGCAAAACTTCAGAACCTAAAAGTGGTACATTTTGATGCCAATAACCTGAATACTTTTCCAGAAGCCCTTATGGAAATTCCCGCACTGGAAGAAATTAACCTTCAGGGAAATCAGATCAGCTTTATTGCAGACAGACTGGATCAGCTTAAAAGTCTGAAATTTCTTAACCTTTCAGATAATCAGATTAATGACCTCGGAAATTTGTCTTTTCCTGAAAATCTAAAATATCTTGAATTGCAGCACAATGCCATTACCCGGCTTCCGGACAACCTTTTCAAGTCAAAAAAACTTGAATTCCTGAATGTAAGCGGAAATCATATCACGGAAATCTCACCCAAAGTAAAAGGGCTGAAAAATATCGTCAGTATGAATCTGGCGGATAATAATCTAAAAGATATTCCTGTAGAAATCAAACAGCTCAAAAATCTGAAAACATTGATTCTTATAGGAAATCCTATAGAAAAATCTACCATTGAATATATAAAAACCTTATTGCCGGAAACCCAGATCTATTTCTAG
- a CDS encoding translation initiation factor encodes MDLRDQLKNLFPDHEEQDFEMPEEAFKQKEPLVCKFEKKGRNGKPVTIVEGWEGSEEDLKKISKKIKTTLGIGGSEKDGTIIIQGDNRDKIMNILKEMGYKTKRVGG; translated from the coding sequence ATGGATTTAAGAGATCAACTGAAAAATCTTTTTCCTGATCATGAAGAGCAGGATTTTGAGATGCCGGAAGAAGCATTCAAGCAGAAGGAGCCATTGGTATGCAAATTTGAGAAGAAAGGAAGAAACGGTAAGCCAGTAACCATTGTTGAAGGCTGGGAAGGCAGTGAGGAGGATTTAAAAAAAATCTCAAAGAAAATAAAAACCACCTTAGGTATAGGCGGCTCTGAAAAGGATGGAACGATTATCATCCAGGGTGATAACCGTGATAAAATAATGAATATCCTTAAAGAAATGGGATATAAAACCAAGCGTGTTGGCGGATAG
- a CDS encoding DUF2268 domain-containing putative Zn-dependent protease (predicted Zn-dependent protease with a strongly conserved HExxH motif), producing the protein MKTRYIFAFLPLAFGVAKAQAEFSTDPLNAVFETKDTDRFWKAFDTMNNSKQNPFTDYIKNGSQGVKGFMEYRIINADSLLTMVKRRKEDYFKSRNVLAGINQKERRIKAVYSALKYWYPQAKFPPIYFVYGRFNTGGTFSKNGIMIGTETLQNLDGMVGLVSHELIHFQQNIKGTDNLLKYTLSEGSADFISELVSGETNNSPFYTYGEVNSDKLCKEFVTALKKNDSIDWLYGTSKKDDRPNDLGYWMGYKISEAYFKKQPDKHKAVQNILNIQNPLLFLKESGFLDQYIKQYVKENNMSFEDFFKE; encoded by the coding sequence ATGAAAACCAGATACATTTTTGCATTTCTTCCTTTAGCTTTTGGTGTTGCCAAAGCTCAGGCAGAATTTTCCACTGATCCATTAAACGCTGTATTTGAAACTAAAGATACAGACCGTTTCTGGAAAGCATTTGATACCATGAACAATTCTAAACAAAACCCCTTTACAGATTATATTAAAAATGGATCCCAGGGGGTAAAAGGTTTTATGGAATATAGAATCATCAATGCAGATTCTCTATTGACCATGGTGAAAAGAAGAAAAGAAGATTATTTTAAAAGCCGCAATGTACTGGCAGGAATCAACCAGAAAGAAAGACGGATCAAAGCTGTTTACAGTGCATTGAAGTATTGGTATCCGCAAGCTAAATTCCCGCCCATCTATTTTGTATACGGGAGATTCAATACAGGAGGAACGTTTTCTAAAAACGGAATTATGATCGGAACAGAAACTCTTCAGAATCTGGATGGTATGGTAGGACTTGTTTCTCATGAGCTGATTCACTTCCAACAGAATATCAAAGGAACTGATAACTTGTTAAAATATACATTAAGCGAAGGAAGTGCTGATTTTATCAGCGAATTGGTATCAGGAGAAACCAATAATAGTCCGTTTTATACATATGGAGAGGTAAATTCTGATAAATTATGCAAAGAATTTGTAACTGCTCTAAAGAAGAATGATTCTATAGATTGGCTTTACGGAACCAGTAAAAAAGATGATCGTCCTAATGATCTTGGCTATTGGATGGGTTATAAAATTTCTGAGGCGTATTTCAAAAAACAACCGGACAAGCATAAAGCTGTTCAGAATATTTTAAATATCCAGAATCCTCTTCTGTTTCTTAAAGAAAGCGGCTTTTTGGATCAGTACATCAAACAGTATGTAAAAGAAAATAACATGAGTTTTGAAGACTTTTTTAAAGAATAA
- the gpmI gene encoding 2,3-bisphosphoglycerate-independent phosphoglycerate mutase produces the protein MSKKAILAILDGWGLGTNPDVSAIDKANTPFIDSCYQKFPHTTLEASGLAVGLPAGQMGNSEVGHMNLGAGRVVYQNLVKLNMAVENGTLGQEKVIQEAFDYAKKENKKVHFIGLVSNGGVHSHINHLKGLLTAAKEFGLNENVFVHAFTDGRDCDPHSGLGFIDELQKHMEATTGKLATVVGRYYAMDRDKRWERVKLAYGALVEGIGEQTTDVLATIKRYYDNNVTDEFLKPIILMNTTATGNVVPVAKIIDNDVVICFNFRTDRGREITEVLSQKDFPDFGMKKLNLYYITLTNYDKTFLNVQVVFDENVLTETMGEILEKNGKTQIRIAETEKYPHVTFFFSGGREEEFNGERRLLCPSPKDVPTYDLKPEMSAYDITSAIVPELEQGTADFVCLNFANTDMVGHTGVFEAAVKAAEVVDQCIEKVATVAYENGYAVFILADHGNSDVMMNPDGTPNTQHSTNLVPFIVMDKDHTWNVKPGKLGDVAPTILKVMGVEIPDAMTGDVLVN, from the coding sequence ATGTCAAAAAAAGCAATACTGGCCATTCTTGACGGATGGGGATTGGGAACAAACCCTGACGTTTCCGCAATAGATAAAGCAAATACACCATTCATAGACAGCTGCTACCAAAAATTTCCACATACCACGCTTGAAGCAAGTGGACTGGCTGTAGGATTACCAGCCGGGCAAATGGGGAATTCTGAAGTAGGACACATGAACCTTGGAGCCGGAAGAGTAGTATACCAAAACCTGGTAAAACTGAACATGGCCGTTGAAAACGGAACACTGGGTCAGGAAAAAGTAATTCAGGAAGCTTTTGATTATGCCAAAAAAGAAAATAAAAAAGTACACTTCATCGGACTGGTTTCCAATGGAGGAGTACACTCCCATATCAACCATTTAAAAGGATTACTGACCGCTGCAAAAGAATTTGGTCTCAATGAGAACGTTTTTGTTCATGCATTTACTGATGGCAGAGACTGTGATCCGCATTCGGGATTAGGATTTATTGATGAACTTCAGAAGCATATGGAAGCCACTACCGGAAAGCTTGCAACAGTAGTAGGAAGGTATTATGCAATGGACAGAGATAAAAGATGGGAGCGTGTAAAGCTGGCCTACGGTGCCCTGGTAGAAGGAATAGGAGAACAGACAACAGATGTTCTGGCTACCATTAAAAGGTATTATGATAATAATGTTACCGATGAATTCCTGAAACCAATCATTTTAATGAATACTACTGCTACAGGAAATGTAGTACCGGTAGCAAAAATCATTGATAATGACGTAGTAATCTGCTTCAACTTCCGTACAGACAGAGGTAGAGAGATTACAGAAGTGCTTTCTCAGAAAGATTTCCCGGACTTTGGAATGAAGAAACTGAATCTTTATTACATCACGCTCACAAACTATGATAAGACCTTCCTGAATGTACAGGTAGTTTTTGATGAAAACGTTTTAACGGAAACAATGGGTGAAATCCTCGAAAAAAATGGAAAAACCCAGATCAGAATAGCAGAAACTGAGAAATATCCGCACGTTACCTTCTTTTTCTCAGGAGGAAGAGAAGAAGAGTTTAACGGAGAAAGGAGATTATTGTGTCCAAGTCCCAAAGATGTTCCTACCTATGACCTTAAGCCGGAAATGTCTGCATATGATATTACCAGTGCAATTGTACCGGAACTGGAGCAGGGCACCGCTGATTTTGTCTGCTTAAATTTTGCCAATACAGATATGGTAGGGCATACAGGCGTTTTTGAAGCGGCTGTAAAAGCTGCTGAGGTAGTGGATCAGTGCATAGAAAAAGTAGCAACCGTTGCCTATGAAAACGGATATGCGGTCTTCATTCTTGCCGACCACGGAAATTCCGATGTAATGATGAATCCGGACGGAACACCGAATACACAGCACTCCACCAATTTAGTTCCTTTTATTGTGATGGATAAAGACCATACCTGGAATGTAAAACCAGGAAAACTGGGAGACGTAGCTCCTACAATCCTTAAGGTAATGGGCGTTGAAATACCGGATGCAATGACAGGAGATGTTCTGGTTAATTAA
- a CDS encoding acyl-ACP desaturase, translated as MYQKLVRKEVMGLLEKEVSSFLDKFLTPIEKIWQPSDYLPDPSSDEFKHDLEEIQTFAREMPYDLFVTLIGDCITEEALPSYESWLMGVDGINQEEKVGWANWVRAWTAEENRHGDLLNKYLYLCGRVNMREVEITTQYLINDGFDLGTSMDPYRNFIYTSFQETATNISHRRVGTLAKQSGNGKLAKMCGVIAADEARHAKAYKHFVAKILEVDPSEMILAFEDMMRKKIVMPAHLMRQSGQKAGELWGHFSDAAQRCMVYTGQDYINIMKDLLDEWKIEHVKGLTEKAEKAQEYLMKLPARLQKITDRVATPDLQFQFSWVKS; from the coding sequence ATGTATCAAAAGCTTGTAAGGAAAGAAGTAATGGGATTATTGGAAAAGGAAGTAAGTTCTTTTCTTGATAAATTTTTAACGCCAATTGAAAAAATATGGCAGCCTTCCGATTATTTACCAGATCCTTCAAGTGATGAATTCAAACATGATTTAGAAGAAATTCAGACTTTTGCCCGTGAAATGCCTTACGATCTTTTTGTAACCCTTATCGGAGACTGTATTACAGAAGAAGCACTTCCTTCCTATGAATCTTGGTTAATGGGAGTGGACGGAATTAATCAGGAAGAAAAAGTAGGCTGGGCCAACTGGGTAAGAGCATGGACTGCTGAAGAAAACAGACACGGAGATTTATTAAACAAATATCTTTATCTGTGCGGAAGAGTCAACATGAGAGAAGTGGAAATCACAACCCAATATCTTATCAATGACGGTTTTGACTTGGGGACAAGTATGGATCCGTACAGAAACTTCATTTATACAAGCTTCCAGGAAACAGCTACCAATATCTCTCACAGAAGAGTAGGAACCTTAGCAAAACAGTCCGGAAACGGAAAACTGGCTAAAATGTGCGGGGTAATTGCGGCAGACGAAGCAAGACACGCTAAAGCATACAAGCATTTCGTAGCAAAAATCCTTGAAGTAGACCCTTCAGAAATGATTCTGGCATTCGAAGATATGATGCGTAAGAAAATTGTAATGCCTGCCCACTTAATGAGACAGTCCGGACAAAAAGCAGGAGAGCTTTGGGGGCATTTTTCAGATGCTGCACAAAGATGTATGGTGTACACTGGTCAGGATTATATTAACATTATGAAAGACCTTTTGGATGAATGGAAAATAGAGCATGTAAAGGGTCTTACAGAAAAAGCAGAAAAAGCTCAGGAATACCTGATGAAGCTTCCTGCAAGACTTCAGAAGATCACAGACAGGGTTGCTACACCAGATCTTCAGTTCCAGTTTAGCTGGGTAAAAAGTTAA